In Mycolicibacterium phocaicum, one DNA window encodes the following:
- a CDS encoding putative adhesin — translation MPVEVSVRIEVEPQALISAGAMIKSVGEQLSALSGALSAAFSSGLASGIDGTGLAFGLSYEQQAETFATTLAKGATAFKNIGFMVQVSGYNYLHADQASTVGGPGPSGTPGDVPSTTDAHLDVHMNMGLVPPPPKWFLVEPLLMVSGVGTALGVAMAWPTGDSGLMKVTAAQWHNINTGLNALQNLLGPARTLIAAQKIPEAAAISSGFDTLDGTMKQLVQDSSTIATKIDEFAAGVQQAQDGIRRILDRLTSFNTLKDLLTGKGKKVLEEVARDASTLLNNFQRQVKALTSVLDFIKGKLSEWADRLEKWLKPTLVSLLGEEVGGAIADYAIFRIDLAVGVVNGVIGTVSGVVAMADPDTWKGMADLATALAEDPSKIPGTLLEMGKQFIAYDAITGDHPGRGIGEAGFNIASMLNPSSAASKAGMAGKVASRVGRALDSENLVKLGDKLSDLSGKTTKLNELDHVGGLGGLGSKMPEVPEFKPGAMPGSPDAPRVPTVSDPPSGPRGFDGGSHDPPGPDHTPVKGDGGGGHSERPTGPTDSGPRQHDAPTNSSSNGPAHSGDSLGSGDGPRSADGPRSTEPPATNHTPSGDSPSAGGQHSPESSTRPNGADEGRAPSAHDTPSARDTGGHATNDAGHGADRGTQDGRQTGDHTPNADHRPNATEHGGRSESHSPTEHQPTHEPRPTDSAHDRNGQPVDHSREHSSLPDNNPAERHDSGTASSGLANAMGAGLHGPTPSHGPSHSPAGSHTPTEKPDSAPQNRATTNSASTTTERPQDRSGVAGPARDTNPSPPVKPAATQANSTAHERNWTPGEAQTQRPVDRGPTSTTHHEPPAAREQPREAGAGRTRSPEHHADTTSPNAGSHNVEPRNEHDVRDASGLSPEKRAEILATEKGSRPDPSEYLSPEYIAHHLDQFKDGATRFMPHSNLEKYGIAQRDGTSFVMPKSEADAMLARTGGDPRAMERELGLPEGFLDSHKLARIDIPQPGDANLRVPSGNEAGANDQWIPGGKLPDGASEAVIDGGKLGPDRYNVSDVNADGHHRPQSDQPTATQHRSAPYDAHHEPYQRSGDHENTREGPTAEHVAPDGRTKISGHGIYSELDGHLTVPPGTTVRVFAEHGAKISEDLGNLIETGGDFSRVYSRTFEAGDKMPNYTLLPPDDLDIKGNPYTVDRPTQLNDLLRPGMGIVDYAACLGRWEDAVYDVDRIYNDVTKDTIHRYDPPLIDNDDW, via the coding sequence GTGCCCGTCGAGGTCTCCGTGCGAATTGAGGTAGAGCCGCAGGCGTTGATCTCCGCGGGAGCGATGATCAAGTCAGTCGGCGAGCAGTTGTCCGCCCTGTCAGGCGCATTGAGCGCCGCTTTCAGCAGCGGTCTGGCCTCCGGAATCGATGGGACCGGCCTGGCGTTCGGCCTGAGTTACGAGCAGCAGGCCGAGACGTTCGCGACAACGTTGGCCAAAGGCGCCACCGCGTTCAAGAACATCGGATTCATGGTCCAGGTCTCCGGATACAACTACCTCCATGCCGACCAGGCGTCGACGGTCGGCGGTCCAGGCCCCAGTGGCACACCGGGTGACGTACCCAGCACGACCGACGCGCATCTCGACGTACACATGAACATGGGCTTGGTGCCACCCCCGCCGAAATGGTTTCTGGTAGAGCCGCTACTCATGGTTTCAGGGGTAGGAACGGCCCTGGGCGTCGCTATGGCCTGGCCGACCGGCGACTCCGGCCTGATGAAAGTCACAGCCGCGCAATGGCACAACATCAACACTGGATTGAACGCGCTGCAGAACTTACTGGGCCCGGCCCGCACACTTATCGCTGCGCAGAAGATTCCTGAGGCCGCCGCCATCTCGTCGGGATTTGACACCCTGGACGGCACCATGAAGCAATTGGTCCAAGACAGCTCGACCATCGCGACAAAGATCGACGAATTCGCTGCCGGCGTGCAACAAGCCCAAGACGGCATCCGCCGCATACTTGACAGGTTGACATCGTTCAACACGCTCAAAGACCTCCTCACAGGGAAGGGCAAGAAGGTCCTGGAGGAGGTCGCCCGCGATGCCTCGACCCTGCTGAACAACTTTCAGCGGCAAGTCAAGGCCCTCACTAGTGTTCTCGACTTCATCAAAGGCAAGCTCAGTGAATGGGCAGACCGCCTCGAGAAGTGGCTCAAACCGACCCTGGTCTCCTTGCTCGGTGAGGAAGTCGGCGGAGCCATCGCCGACTACGCCATCTTCCGAATTGATCTCGCTGTCGGTGTGGTCAACGGTGTCATCGGGACCGTTTCAGGTGTCGTGGCGATGGCCGACCCCGATACGTGGAAAGGCATGGCCGATCTCGCGACTGCGCTCGCCGAAGACCCGTCGAAAATCCCCGGCACGCTGTTGGAAATGGGCAAGCAGTTCATCGCGTACGACGCGATCACCGGCGATCATCCGGGCCGCGGCATCGGCGAGGCCGGGTTCAACATCGCATCGATGCTCAATCCGAGCAGCGCAGCATCGAAGGCGGGCATGGCGGGCAAGGTTGCAAGTCGCGTGGGGCGCGCGTTGGATTCGGAGAATCTGGTCAAGCTCGGTGACAAGTTGTCCGACTTGTCTGGAAAGACAACCAAACTCAATGAGCTCGATCACGTCGGCGGTCTCGGCGGCCTGGGCTCCAAGATGCCCGAAGTACCGGAATTCAAACCCGGTGCGATGCCCGGATCTCCGGACGCGCCAAGGGTTCCCACGGTTTCCGATCCGCCTTCCGGCCCGCGGGGGTTCGACGGTGGATCCCATGATCCACCAGGGCCCGACCACACTCCGGTCAAGGGTGACGGAGGTGGTGGCCATTCCGAGCGACCAACGGGGCCTACAGATTCCGGTCCACGCCAACACGACGCACCGACCAACTCGTCGTCCAATGGGCCTGCGCACTCTGGAGACTCCCTGGGGTCGGGTGATGGTCCGCGATCGGCAGACGGTCCACGGTCGACCGAGCCGCCGGCCACAAACCACACACCGTCGGGAGATTCGCCGTCTGCCGGAGGCCAGCACTCGCCCGAATCATCAACTCGCCCAAACGGTGCCGACGAAGGACGCGCTCCGTCTGCGCACGACACCCCTTCGGCACGCGACACCGGTGGGCACGCGACCAACGATGCGGGGCACGGCGCCGATCGCGGAACCCAAGATGGCCGACAGACCGGTGACCACACTCCCAATGCCGACCATCGCCCGAACGCCACCGAACATGGCGGCCGGAGCGAAAGCCACTCTCCCACTGAGCATCAGCCCACCCACGAACCACGCCCGACCGACTCGGCGCACGACCGCAACGGGCAGCCCGTTGATCACTCGCGGGAGCACTCAAGTTTGCCGGACAACAACCCTGCTGAGCGCCACGACTCCGGCACAGCCTCGTCCGGGCTTGCCAACGCGATGGGGGCGGGACTCCACGGTCCAACGCCGAGCCATGGACCAAGCCACAGCCCCGCCGGAAGCCATACGCCGACAGAAAAACCTGACAGCGCACCGCAGAACCGCGCAACCACGAATAGCGCAAGCACAACAACCGAACGTCCACAAGACCGGTCAGGCGTCGCCGGCCCAGCCCGAGATACGAATCCCAGCCCACCAGTAAAACCTGCTGCGACGCAAGCTAATTCGACGGCACATGAACGAAATTGGACACCTGGAGAAGCTCAGACACAACGGCCTGTCGACCGCGGGCCAACGTCTACGACGCATCACGAACCACCTGCTGCACGCGAACAGCCGCGCGAAGCAGGAGCTGGGCGCACGCGCTCACCAGAACATCACGCGGATACGACGTCGCCAAACGCTGGTTCACATAACGTGGAGCCCAGGAACGAGCATGACGTCCGGGACGCGAGCGGACTCAGCCCCGAGAAACGCGCCGAAATCCTGGCCACAGAAAAAGGCAGCAGGCCCGATCCGTCTGAATACCTTTCACCTGAGTACATCGCGCACCACCTCGATCAATTCAAAGACGGCGCAACGCGCTTCATGCCTCACAGCAATCTTGAGAAGTACGGGATCGCGCAGCGGGACGGCACGTCATTTGTAATGCCGAAGTCCGAGGCCGACGCCATGCTCGCCCGAACCGGTGGCGACCCACGTGCAATGGAGCGCGAATTGGGCCTGCCGGAAGGATTCTTGGACTCCCACAAGCTGGCTCGCATCGACATCCCGCAACCCGGTGACGCCAACCTCCGCGTCCCCTCAGGCAACGAAGCCGGAGCCAACGATCAGTGGATCCCCGGCGGAAAGCTGCCCGACGGCGCCTCGGAAGCTGTTATTGACGGAGGCAAACTTGGTCCCGACCGGTACAACGTTTCGGATGTAAACGCTGATGGACACCATCGACCGCAATCCGATCAACCGACCGCCACGCAGCATCGAAGTGCGCCTTACGACGCTCACCATGAGCCGTATCAACGAAGCGGTGACCATGAGAACACCCGAGAGGGGCCGACAGCAGAACATGTCGCTCCAGATGGCCGGACGAAAATCAGCGGGCACGGTATCTACAGCGAACTGGACGGACACCTAACTGTGCCACCAGGAACGACAGTCAGAGTCTTCGCCGAGCATGGCGCAAAAATCAGTGAGGACCTCGGTAATCTGATCGAAACCGGCGGCGATTTCTCACGGGTATATTCCCGCACCTTCGAAGCTGGGGACAAGATGCCCAACTACACGCTTCTACCGCCCGACGACCTCGACATCAAGGGAAATCCGTATACCGTCGACCGACCAACGCAGTTGAATGATCTACTTCGCCCAGGTATGGGGATTGTCGACTATGCCGCGTGTCTTGGCCGCTGGGAAGACGCGGTGTACGACGTTGACAGGATCTACAACGACGTCACAAAAGACACCATTCACCGGTACGACCCACCTCTAATCGATAACGACGACTGGTAG
- a CDS encoding WXG100 family type VII secretion target — protein sequence MFVVDPDQLTHAANDVEAFHNKVKSVLEDVERTMTMLRASWHGEASDAQAQAQQQWKTGAEQMDQSLQALKKVLTAAQKNYSDAVKNNGQMWGAT from the coding sequence ATGTTCGTGGTGGACCCAGATCAGCTGACCCACGCTGCCAATGATGTGGAAGCGTTTCACAACAAGGTCAAGAGCGTCTTGGAAGACGTCGAACGGACCATGACCATGTTGCGCGCGTCATGGCATGGGGAGGCGTCCGACGCACAGGCACAGGCACAGCAGCAGTGGAAGACCGGTGCCGAACAAATGGATCAGTCACTTCAGGCTCTGAAGAAGGTCCTGACGGCAGCGCAGAAGAACTACTCCGATGCGGTCAAGAACAACGGTCAGATGTGGGGTGCCACATAA
- a CDS encoding WXG100 family type VII secretion target, whose translation MGRPLELVQSEFSAASNSLSHSAQELQDGLSHVDLSVSQLLTSDWKGDAASAFRKVWDQWHNGAGQVVQGLQAMSSLLSVAGQQYGNADAQGGAAISSSMDGGGSAGGGSPTGAPATAAASQTGGASSGAGDGANGLASQLPSLAEQMMGSLTQPLSQVGQMAAGLAQAGAQIATAAAQAGQQAAQGGAEKEQDEKADALKDGAAGDPTSPGAPPLPTPTSDADHRRENRRA comes from the coding sequence ATGGGACGGCCACTCGAACTCGTCCAATCTGAATTTTCGGCTGCCTCGAACAGCCTGAGCCACTCCGCACAGGAATTGCAGGATGGGCTGTCGCACGTGGACCTGAGCGTTTCTCAATTGCTGACATCAGATTGGAAGGGCGACGCCGCTTCGGCCTTCCGCAAGGTATGGGACCAGTGGCACAACGGCGCAGGCCAGGTGGTTCAGGGGTTGCAGGCCATGTCGAGCTTGCTCTCTGTGGCCGGACAGCAGTACGGCAACGCTGATGCGCAGGGCGGCGCAGCGATCAGTTCATCCATGGACGGCGGCGGGTCTGCAGGTGGCGGCAGTCCAACCGGTGCGCCCGCAACGGCAGCTGCGTCGCAAACCGGAGGCGCGTCATCCGGCGCCGGGGACGGCGCGAACGGTCTGGCCTCGCAGCTGCCCAGCCTTGCCGAACAGATGATGGGCTCACTGACACAGCCGCTGTCGCAGGTCGGCCAGATGGCTGCCGGCCTCGCGCAGGCGGGCGCACAGATTGCGACCGCGGCGGCCCAGGCTGGACAGCAAGCGGCGCAAGGTGGCGCCGAGAAGGAACAGGACGAAAAGGCCGACGCCCTTAAGGATGGCGCGGCCGGCGACCCCACCTCGCCCGGCGCACCGCCGCTGCCGACCCCGACGTCAGACGCGGACCACCGTCGTGAGAACCGGAGAGCCTGA
- the dctA gene encoding C4-dicarboxylate transporter DctA, with protein MATKIEPPKSEMIRLANKPPWYTSLFVQLLVAIVAGILVGWLQPKVGADLKPLADGFIKLIKMLIAPIIFCTVVLGIAHVGDLKSVGRIGVKALIYFEAVTTFALLFGLVVGNIVKPGAGFHVNAATLAAGADAIAKKTQNKELPHTVDFLLNIIPESLFKAFTDNNLLQVLFFAVLFGLALAKFGEKGPPVILEIVDHLSHLFFTVIGWVMRLAPLGAFGAMAYIIGQYGIGSLSSFAKLIGCCYLAAALFIVVLGVVARVFAGVNLWKFVVYIKDELFLALGTASTEVVLPRIMTKLTNAGCSRTTTGLVVPTGYSFNLDGATLYLSICVLFLAQALGVNLSLGEQITAVLVLMLTSKGMAGVPGSSFLALSATVAAIGHGAIPVTAVALLLGADRIMDSMRVSVNLLGNCVATFVVANWEGQLDKDRMRKVLDGQDFPPLDEPDPMVDAAAGGHAPA; from the coding sequence ATGGCGACCAAGATCGAACCTCCCAAAAGCGAGATGATCCGGCTCGCGAACAAGCCACCCTGGTACACGTCGCTCTTCGTGCAGTTGCTCGTCGCGATCGTCGCCGGGATCCTGGTGGGCTGGCTGCAGCCCAAAGTCGGCGCGGACCTCAAGCCACTCGCCGACGGCTTCATCAAGCTCATCAAGATGCTGATCGCGCCGATCATCTTCTGCACCGTCGTGCTGGGCATCGCACACGTCGGTGACCTCAAGTCGGTCGGCCGGATCGGCGTCAAAGCGTTGATCTACTTCGAAGCAGTGACCACCTTCGCGCTGCTCTTCGGGCTGGTGGTCGGCAACATCGTCAAACCCGGGGCAGGTTTCCACGTCAACGCCGCCACGCTGGCGGCCGGGGCCGACGCGATCGCGAAGAAGACCCAGAACAAGGAACTGCCGCACACCGTCGACTTTCTGCTGAACATCATCCCGGAGTCGTTGTTCAAGGCATTCACCGACAACAACCTGCTGCAGGTGCTGTTCTTCGCCGTCCTGTTCGGACTGGCGTTGGCCAAGTTCGGCGAGAAGGGGCCGCCCGTCATCCTCGAGATCGTCGACCACCTGAGCCACCTGTTCTTCACCGTGATCGGCTGGGTGATGCGACTTGCGCCGCTCGGCGCGTTCGGGGCGATGGCCTACATCATCGGCCAGTACGGCATCGGTTCCCTGAGCAGTTTCGCGAAGCTGATCGGCTGTTGTTATCTTGCGGCTGCGCTCTTCATCGTGGTGCTCGGGGTCGTCGCCAGGGTCTTTGCGGGGGTGAACTTGTGGAAGTTCGTCGTGTACATCAAGGACGAGCTGTTCCTCGCGCTCGGCACCGCCTCGACAGAGGTGGTGTTGCCGCGCATCATGACCAAGCTGACCAACGCCGGTTGTTCACGCACCACAACGGGCCTGGTGGTGCCGACCGGCTACTCGTTCAACCTCGACGGAGCGACGCTCTACCTCTCGATCTGTGTGCTGTTCCTGGCCCAGGCCTTGGGCGTGAACCTGAGCCTCGGCGAACAGATCACCGCGGTGCTGGTGCTCATGCTGACGTCGAAGGGCATGGCCGGAGTTCCCGGTTCGTCATTCCTCGCGCTGTCGGCGACCGTCGCCGCCATCGGCCACGGCGCCATCCCGGTCACCGCGGTGGCCCTGCTCCTGGGTGCCGACCGCATCATGGACTCCATGCGCGTCTCGGTAAACCTGCTCGGCAACTGCGTCGCGACGTTCGTGGTGGCCAATTGGGAGGGACAGCTCGACAAGGACCGCATGCGCAAGGTCCTCGACGGCCAAGACTTTCCGCCGCTCGACGAGCCTGACCCCATGGTGGATGCGGCGGCGGGTGGTCACGCCCCTGCGTAA
- a CDS encoding dTMP kinase encodes MLIAIEGVDGAGKNTLTQGLRAQFEARGKSVTTVAFPRYGRSVEADIAAEALHGRHGDLSESVYAMAMLFALDRAGAKAEIAELSDAHDVVILDRYVASNAAYSAARLHQDADGDVVAWVRELEFERLALPVPDWQLYLNVPTDLAAERAARREAQDATRTRDAYERDGGLQGRTAAVYTALAAENWVGRWALVAPDVDPGELATTLLG; translated from the coding sequence GTGCTGATCGCAATCGAAGGCGTCGACGGTGCCGGGAAGAACACCCTGACCCAGGGGCTGCGGGCGCAGTTCGAGGCCCGCGGCAAGTCGGTGACCACCGTGGCGTTCCCGCGGTACGGCCGTTCGGTCGAGGCCGACATCGCGGCCGAGGCGCTGCACGGCCGGCACGGCGACCTGTCGGAGTCCGTGTACGCGATGGCGATGCTGTTCGCGCTCGACCGCGCGGGCGCCAAGGCGGAGATCGCGGAACTGAGCGACGCTCATGATGTGGTGATCCTTGACCGCTACGTCGCCTCCAACGCCGCCTACAGCGCAGCCCGGCTGCACCAGGACGCCGACGGGGACGTCGTCGCCTGGGTGCGGGAGCTGGAGTTCGAACGGTTGGCGCTTCCCGTGCCGGACTGGCAGCTCTATCTCAACGTGCCGACCGACCTCGCGGCGGAAAGGGCGGCGCGCCGGGAAGCTCAGGACGCGACGCGAACCCGCGACGCCTACGAGCGCGACGGCGGCCTGCAGGGCCGCACCGCGGCGGTGTACACCGCGCTGGCGGCCGAAAACTGGGTCGGCCGTTGGGCTTTGGTCGCGCCCGACGTCGACCCGGGAGAGCTGGCCACCACGTTGCTGGGGTGA
- the mtrA gene encoding two-component system response regulator MtrA: MDAMRQRILVVDDDPSLAEMLTIVLRGEGFDTAVIGDGSQALTAVRELRPDLVLLDLMLPGMNGIDVCRVLRADSGVPIVMLTAKTDTVDVVLGLESGADDYVMKPFKPKELVARVRARLRRNDDEPAEMLSIADVDIDVPAHKVTRQGEQISLTPLEFDLLVALARKPRQVFTRDVLLEQVWGYRHPADTRLVNVHVQRLRAKVEKDPENPQVVLTVRGVGYKAGPP, encoded by the coding sequence ATGGACGCCATGAGGCAACGCATTCTGGTCGTCGACGACGACCCATCTCTGGCCGAGATGCTCACCATCGTGCTGCGGGGCGAAGGCTTCGACACCGCCGTCATCGGTGACGGCAGCCAGGCGCTGACCGCGGTCCGCGAGCTGCGTCCGGATCTGGTGCTGTTGGACCTCATGCTGCCCGGAATGAACGGCATCGACGTCTGCCGTGTGCTGCGCGCCGACTCGGGCGTGCCGATCGTCATGCTGACCGCGAAGACCGACACGGTCGACGTGGTGCTGGGCCTGGAGTCCGGCGCCGACGACTACGTCATGAAGCCCTTCAAGCCGAAGGAACTCGTGGCGCGGGTGCGCGCGCGGTTGCGCCGCAACGACGACGAACCGGCAGAGATGCTGTCCATCGCCGACGTCGACATCGACGTGCCGGCACACAAGGTGACGCGTCAGGGCGAGCAGATTTCGCTGACGCCGCTGGAGTTCGACCTGCTGGTCGCTCTCGCCCGGAAGCCGCGCCAGGTATTTACTCGTGACGTGCTGCTCGAACAGGTGTGGGGCTACCGCCACCCGGCGGATACCCGCCTGGTGAACGTCCACGTGCAGCGCCTGCGGGCCAAGGTCGAGAAGGACCCCGAGAACCCGCAGGTGGTGCTGACCGTTCGAGGAGTGGGATACAAGGCCGGACCGCCGTGA
- the mtrB gene encoding MtrAB system histidine kinase MtrB — MIWGSRRRIRGGFGSGAFVRGLGAVGRVVGYAWRRSLQLRVVSLTLGLSLAVILVLGFVLTSQITDRILEAKVRAGTEEVEHARTTVSGIVGGEETRSLNSSLQLARNTLIDRKVDSGSRLAGAFDAVLVVPGDGPRAATSAGPVGEIPNSLRDFVKAGQVSYQYATVHTDGFSGPALIVGSPTSSQVTNLELYLIFPLSNEESTIALVRGTMATGGIVLLGLLAAIALLVARQIVLPVRSASRIAERFAEGHLTERMPVRGEDDMARLAVSFNDMAESLHKQITQLEEFGNLQRRFTSDVSHELRTPLTTVRMAADLIYDHSEELDPALRRSTELMVNELDRFETLLADLLEISRHDAGVAELSVESVDLRDTVQSALDNVGHLADDANIKLAVHLPDEAVIAEVDPRRVERILRNLIANAIDHAEKKPVQIKMAADVDTVAVTVRDFGVGLRPGEEKMVFSRFWRSDPSRVRRSGGTGLGLAISIEDARLHQGRLEAWGEPGHGACFRLTLPLVRGHKVTTSPLPLKPTGPKSVTALSSGELPAGEPS; from the coding sequence GTGATCTGGGGATCCCGACGGCGTATCCGTGGCGGTTTCGGCTCGGGCGCTTTCGTGCGCGGGCTGGGTGCTGTCGGCCGGGTGGTCGGCTATGCCTGGCGCCGCTCGCTGCAACTTCGCGTGGTGTCCCTGACGCTGGGGTTGTCCCTTGCGGTCATTCTCGTGCTCGGTTTCGTGCTGACCAGTCAGATCACCGACCGGATCCTCGAAGCCAAGGTCCGCGCCGGTACCGAGGAGGTCGAGCACGCCCGCACGACGGTGAGCGGCATCGTCGGCGGCGAGGAGACGCGCTCGCTCAACAGCAGCCTGCAGTTGGCGCGCAACACTCTCATCGACCGCAAGGTCGATTCGGGCTCGCGGCTGGCCGGTGCGTTCGACGCGGTGCTGGTGGTGCCTGGTGACGGTCCGCGGGCGGCCACGTCGGCCGGGCCGGTGGGCGAGATTCCGAACTCCTTGCGGGACTTCGTCAAAGCCGGCCAGGTCAGCTATCAGTACGCGACGGTCCACACCGACGGGTTCTCCGGTCCGGCGCTGATCGTCGGTAGCCCGACGTCGTCGCAGGTCACCAATCTCGAGCTGTACCTGATCTTTCCGCTGAGCAACGAAGAGAGCACCATCGCTCTCGTACGCGGCACCATGGCGACCGGTGGCATCGTGCTGCTCGGCCTGCTCGCGGCCATCGCCTTGTTGGTGGCGCGGCAGATCGTGCTGCCGGTGCGCTCGGCGTCGCGCATCGCCGAGCGGTTCGCGGAAGGGCACCTCACCGAGCGCATGCCCGTGCGCGGTGAGGACGACATGGCGCGCCTGGCGGTGTCGTTCAACGACATGGCCGAGAGCCTGCACAAGCAGATCACTCAGCTCGAAGAGTTCGGAAATCTGCAGCGCCGCTTCACTTCTGACGTCAGTCACGAGCTGCGGACGCCGCTGACGACGGTGCGCATGGCCGCAGACCTGATCTACGACCACAGCGAGGAACTCGACCCGGCGCTGCGGCGCTCGACCGAGTTGATGGTCAACGAGCTCGACCGCTTCGAGACGCTGCTGGCCGATCTACTGGAAATCTCCCGGCACGACGCCGGTGTGGCCGAGTTGTCGGTGGAGTCGGTCGACCTGCGTGACACCGTGCAGAGCGCGCTCGACAACGTCGGCCACCTGGCCGACGACGCGAACATCAAACTCGCCGTGCATCTCCCCGACGAGGCCGTCATCGCCGAAGTGGATCCGCGCCGCGTCGAGCGCATTCTGCGCAACCTCATCGCCAACGCGATCGACCATGCTGAGAAGAAGCCCGTTCAGATCAAGATGGCCGCCGATGTGGATACCGTGGCAGTGACGGTCCGCGATTTCGGCGTGGGTCTGCGACCGGGCGAGGAGAAGATGGTGTTCAGCCGGTTCTGGCGCTCTGACCCCTCGCGGGTGCGGCGCTCCGGCGGCACCGGCCTCGGTCTGGCCATCAGCATCGAGGACGCGCGCCTGCACCAGGGCCGGCTGGAGGCCTGGGGCGAGCCCGGTCACGGCGCCTGCTTCCGGCTCACGCTGCCGCTGGTGCGCGGTCACAAGGTGACCACCAGTCCGCTGCCGCTCAAACCCACTGGGCCCAAATCGGTTACGGCCCTCTCGTCCGGCGAACTGCCCGCGGGGGAGCCGTCATGA
- the lpqB gene encoding MtrAB system accessory lipoprotein LpqB, which yields MKGALALCAVLMLVLTGCAGVPSSSAPQAVGTVDRPAPRNLPTPSPGMDPDLLLREFLKATADPANRHLAARQFLTESASRSWDDAGSALLIDRVVFVETRGTDKVSVTMHADILGSLSDVGVFETGEGALPDPGPIDLVKTPRGWRIDKLPNGVFLDWQQFQSTYKRDTLYFVDPTGKTVVPDPRYVAVSDPDQLATELVTKLLSGPRPEMASSVRNLMAAPLRLRGPVTRADGGKTGVGRGYGGARIDLESLSTTDPHSRQLLAAQIIWTLFRAGVNGPYVINADGAALDDRFAEGWNTSDVAATDPGADPGAAAGLHALAGGSLVSLEGDNAPRVAGAFGQLPGQTSAALSRSGQEVASVVTLRPGAPDMAQSLWVGPVNGDAAQALDAHTLTRPSWSLDDAIWIVVDGINVVRAIQEAASGQPARIPVDSSAVATKFPGPISALQLSRDATRAAMVINGQVILASVELREGGQLALTYPRRLGFGLGNTALSLSWRTGDDIVVTRTDGAHPVSYVNLDGVNSDGPTRNLVVPVSTVAANTSTVYLADQRGILQLSGSAADNNLMWTDIRPLMVAGALPVLPG from the coding sequence ATGAAAGGGGCACTGGCGCTCTGCGCGGTGCTGATGCTGGTCCTGACGGGATGTGCCGGCGTACCCAGTTCGTCGGCACCGCAGGCCGTGGGCACGGTCGACCGGCCGGCCCCGCGGAATCTGCCGACGCCGTCGCCGGGCATGGACCCGGACCTGCTGCTGCGCGAATTCCTCAAAGCGACCGCGGATCCCGCGAACCGGCATCTCGCGGCACGCCAGTTCCTCACCGAATCGGCCTCCCGCTCCTGGGATGACGCCGGTAGTGCCCTGCTGATCGACCGCGTCGTGTTCGTGGAAACCCGTGGCACGGACAAGGTTTCGGTGACCATGCACGCCGACATCCTGGGTTCGCTGTCGGATGTCGGGGTGTTCGAGACGGGCGAGGGCGCGCTGCCCGATCCCGGTCCCATCGATCTGGTGAAGACGCCGCGGGGCTGGCGAATCGACAAGCTGCCCAACGGGGTTTTCCTGGACTGGCAGCAGTTCCAGTCCACCTATAAGCGGGACACGCTGTACTTCGTCGACCCGACCGGCAAGACCGTCGTGCCCGACCCGCGCTACGTCGCGGTGTCCGACCCCGACCAACTCGCCACCGAACTCGTCACCAAGCTGCTGTCCGGGCCGCGCCCCGAGATGGCCAGCAGCGTGCGGAATCTCATGGCCGCACCGCTGCGGTTGCGTGGTCCCGTGACGCGGGCCGACGGCGGCAAGACCGGTGTCGGGCGGGGCTACGGCGGCGCCCGTATCGACCTCGAGAGCTTGTCGACCACCGACCCGCACAGCCGGCAACTGCTTGCGGCACAGATCATCTGGACGTTGTTCCGCGCCGGGGTGAATGGCCCGTACGTGATCAACGCCGACGGCGCCGCCCTCGATGACCGGTTCGCCGAAGGCTGGAACACCTCCGACGTCGCGGCCACCGATCCGGGTGCCGATCCCGGTGCGGCGGCCGGTCTGCATGCCCTGGCCGGGGGATCGCTGGTGTCTCTGGAGGGCGACAATGCGCCGCGGGTCGCCGGCGCGTTCGGGCAACTGCCCGGCCAGACCTCGGCCGCCCTGTCGCGCAGCGGGCAGGAAGTCGCCTCGGTGGTGACCTTGCGGCCCGGAGCCCCGGACATGGCGCAGTCGCTGTGGGTGGGTCCGGTCAACGGCGACGCGGCACAGGCGCTCGACGCGCACACGCTGACGCGTCCCAGCTGGTCGCTCGATGATGCGATCTGGATCGTCGTCGACGGCATCAACGTCGTGCGCGCGATCCAGGAGGCAGCGTCGGGCCAGCCCGCCCGCATTCCCGTCGACTCGTCGGCCGTGGCCACCAAGTTCCCCGGTCCGATCAGCGCGCTGCAGCTGTCCCGGGACGCCACTCGTGCCGCCATGGTGATCAACGGCCAGGTGATCCTGGCGAGCGTCGAGTTGCGTGAGGGCGGCCAGCTCGCGCTGACCTATCCACGCCGGCTCGGTTTCGGTCTGGGCAACACGGCGCTGTCGCTGTCCTGGCGCACCGGCGACGACATCGTGGTGACCCGCACCGACGGCGCGCATCCCGTGTCATACGTCAACCTCGACGGCGTGAACTCCGACGGACCCACCCGGAACCTGGTCGTTCCGGTGTCCACCGTGGCGGCCAATACCTCGACGGTGTACCTCGCCGATCAGCGCGGGATTCTGCAGCTGTCGGGTTCGGCAGCGGACAACAACCTGATGTGGACCGATATCCGGCCGCTGATGGTCGCGGGCGCGCTGCCCGTGCTCCCTGGCTGA